A genomic segment from Bombus huntii isolate Logan2020A chromosome 13, iyBomHunt1.1, whole genome shotgun sequence encodes:
- the LOC126872641 gene encoding serine-rich adhesin for platelets-like isoform X2: protein MPGKLIVRREIAYRSSTRRRRCCLDKPHLDSRKSGYSHPNLVPTSRFLYAIVRPPTIRHRIVYYRRQFGGAIRKMSGMGKRTYLREVNPYLICPLCIGYLIDATTVVECLHSFCRSCILKHLNREAYCPSCKHVLNKAKPNIKADKALQDIVYKLVPGLYHKEMRRRREFYKKHPEHADLATPEQRGEDVSGRLIFAPEDAVSLSLEYLPPGADPLTILLSTNDDTNNSNASNNQSNSSNNGNNNSNSNGIGNHSTNTTSNRRYLQCPALVTIAHLKKFLALKYSVDMTRYNIEICHRRAPLPEHWTLMDVAYIYAWKRNAPMRFFYRVALEEQRLEAPPHDRPSTPGLGASLPPVDAVTRDDDNSDNPENGIEAKPEAELSNDTEQKPALDNQSKVSNEKPRSPSHQVPSNETKEETSKEEQPSSTVTTSTSATSTTVSVTSTNSTSTTTATDTIASSASASASTSTSTSTSTSTSTSTSTSTSTSTSTSTSTSTSTSTSTSDSETKQIKTPIKILKNPDGRYEVLRSPPGSWNSKEQSARSIETKPSNPEFSVVSIGNGQNSNGVKITLKQCTPNNSSPNKPKVISNVLLHCGQVDKDNPDSLVIQQLHRDKEKRQTEKQEKQKRRVTFVERSIPEKTVASNALKSIQKKPGEQQEKKQFLQGFQLTARESASEMALESSSKFNEANTNNETNETRKKGNATSKKEDGIATETLNNVNENSKNKSNNENIGVNASGNAASASKRVATMAGIGNARVNANKQCSDVDMCTFGYSKNTNVGMNINVNSSPAKMDVYTFSNDPPVVPAGAVKRKCPPGLPIFDIKKRKHISSQVPKKQTQVHPPAVVQNNAKSPRKLPMEHVISVKRANIVGEAGPSRAPTTPSTKSSPTPVLSNDTRNILDGCGLNIPASLSITLTAPKSPANNVGFTEPNDSKDNRKNTLGKVSPSITLNDRSVDPRVLKALKTGQIRMPAPSKPRQPKQSERDANQQRQASSAKRERDQESRDILDLSGGKKMDIHPLRIPQPVTKLKAKPTIREMPNISDQGQVVTLVGGHRYYRAPPGSLTPAAHRVNDCPLPTPSRTPVYAPGFSSPLNNSRYNTNLSSVFPSLQSLYALSQAPNLQQFQTDARLRLPRGTDANSTISNNDNRNMNANVSGKSHLAAQCAPVKPVRSSVAPLAVAIPKQQQQSNDKSTCINKSVSNEISKTPVFRGNESLDSTESGQQLSVQTKYSSAAESNNRYPPRATNNSNMNNENKTSTEATRNCSLETTNDARKEPDNSSRQTPHREAASPRVSSTASPSPPPGDTNANTINETTSGHTDNMNTASNGIDNDLPAPSPTKKNNAGAEVSSSKSPASPDSSSVTIESPSSKSCTTVEQGCPSPSQTSDTVKSSENSTKVENNVTEDSTNDNENKASTEQPATKQLTSEIFQKRFLAAFPSNEWANNPIAAEHLGNFLKSLNASIKSENKMDSKGSEKVESQLACNDATRLNNEVSSKSRTDVTESS from the exons ATGCCAGGGAAGCTGATCGTACGTCGCGAAATCGCGTACAGATCGAGCACGCGACGTCGCCGTTGTTGCCTGGACAAGCCGCATCTCGACTCAAGAAAAAGTGGATATTCGCACCCGAACCTAGTACCAACGTCGCGTTTTCTCTACGCTATCGTTCGACCACCAACGATACGGCATCGCATTGT GTACTATCGCCGACAATTCGGTGGCGCAATAAGAAAAATGTCGGGAATGGGTAAAAGGACGTATCTTCGCGAGGTGAACCCCTACCTTATTTGTCCGTTGTGCATAGGATATCTTATAGACGCGACTACCGTCGTCGAGTGTTTACATTCGT TTTGTAGGAGCTGTATCCTCAAGCATCTCAACAGGGAAGCTTACTGTCCTTCTTGCAAACATGTCCTCAACAAAGCCAAGCCGAACATCAA agCGGACAAGGCGTTGCAAGATATCGTGTACAAATTGGTGCCTGGACTGTATCACAAAGAGATGCGCAGGAGAAgagaattttacaaaaaacaTCCTGAACATG CGGATTTAGCGACACCGGAACAGCGCGGAGAAGACGTGAGCGGAAGGTTGATCTTCGCTCCAGAAGACGCAGTTAGCTTAAGCTTAGAATATCTACCGCCTGGGGCAGATCCTCTGACCATCCTTCTTAGCACTAACGACGACACCAACAACTCGAACGCATCTAACAATCAAAGTAATAGCAGTAACAACggtaataataatagcaataGCAACGGCATCGGCAATCACAGCACAAATACAACAAGTAACAGGCGCTACCTTCAGTGTCCGGCACTTGTGACTATCGCGCATTTAAAGAAATTCCTAGCTTTGAAATACAGCGTCGATATGACGAGATACAACATCGAAATTTGCCATCGACGTGCCCCGCTGCCGGAACACTGGACCCTCATGGACGTCGCTTACATTTACGCGTGGAAAAGG aacGCACCGATGCGATTTTTTTACCGAGTAGCGTTGGAAGAGCAGAGGTTAGAGGCACCTCCTCATGACAGGCCATCCACACCAGGTTTAGGTGCTAGTTTGCCTCCCGTTGACGCAGTAACGCGAGATGACGATAACTCGGACAATCCTGAGAACGGCATCGAAGCTAAGCCGGAAGCAGAGCTTTCGAACGATACTGAGCAGAAACCTGCGTTGGACAATCAGAGCAAAGTCTCGAACGAGAAACCGCGCTCTCCGAGTCATCAAGTGCCCTCGAATGAAACCAAGGAAGAGACTAGTAAAGAGGAACAACCGTCGAGTACGGTAACAACGTCGACAAGCGCTACGTCGACGACGGTTTCTGTAACATCGACAAATAGCACATCGACGACGACGGCAACCGACACGATTGCCTCGTCCGCGTCCGCGTCCGCGTCCACGTCCACGTCAACATCCACGTCCACGTCAACATCCACGTCCACGTCAAC GTCCACGTCAACATCCACGTCCACGTCCACGTCCACGTCCACGTCCACGTCCACGTCCACGTCAGATAGCGAAActaaacaaattaaaacaCCTATCAAAATATTGAAGAATCCAGACGGAAGGTACGAAGTCTTAAGAAGCCCGCCAGGTAGTTGGAATTCGAAAGAACAGAGTGCTAGGAGTATCGAAACGAAACCATCGAATCCAGAATTTAGTGTCGTGAGTATAGGCAATGGTCAGAATTCGAACGGAGTGAAGATCACGTTGAAGCAATGTACACCGAACAATTCGAGTCCGAACAAGCCGAAAGTTATCAGCAACGTGTTACTGCATTGCGGTCAGGTTGACAAAGATAACCCTGATTCGTTAGTGATTCAGCAGCTTCACAGAGATAAAGAGAAACGTCAGACAGAGAAGCAGGAGAAACAAAAGAGGAGGGTAACTTTCGTGGAACGATCTATCCCTGAGAAGACGGTGGCCAGTAACGCGTTAAAGAGTATACAAAAGAAACCAGGGGAACAGCAGGAGAAGAAACAGTTCCTCCAAGGTTTCCAGTTGACAGCCAGAGAGTCAGCATCCGAAATGGCTTTAGAGTCTTCCTCTAAGTTTAACGAAGCGAATACCAACAATGAGACGAATGAGACGCGAAAGAAGGGCAATGCCACGTCGAAGAAGGAGGACGGTATAGCGACAGAGACTTTGAATAATGTAAATGAGAACtcaaagaataaaagcaaCAACGAGAACATTGGGGTAAATGCGAGTGGGAACGCTGCGAGTGCGAGTAAACGGGTTGCAACTATGGCCGGAATTGGCAACGCGCGAGTGAATGCAAATAAACAGTGCAGTGACGTAGATATGTGCACATTTGGATACTCGAAGAATACGAACGTAGGTATGAACATCAACGTAAATAGCAGTCCCGCGAAGATGGATGTGTATACGTTTTCCAACGACCCACCGGTAGTTCCCGCGGGAGCTGTGAAAAGGAAATGTCCGCCAGGTCTACCGATCTTCGATATCAAGAAAAGGAAGCATATTTCGAGCCAAGTGCCGAAAAAGCAAACTCAAGTACATCCGCCTGCAGTCGTGCAAAACAACGCCAAGTCACCTCGAAAACTTCCAATGGAGCACGTTATTTCGGTGAAACGGGCGAACATAGTCGGAGAAGCTGGTCCTAGTCGTGCACCCACGACACCAAGTACGAAATCTTCGCCGACTCCGGTACTTTCCAACGACACAAGGAATATATTAGACGGCTGCGGATTGAACATTCCTGCGAGCCTCAGTATAACTCTGACAGCGCCAAAATCACCCGCGAACAATGTTGGATTTACCGAACCAAATGATTCCAAAGATAATCGAAAGAATACGCTGGGAAAAGTCAGTCCCAGTATAACTCTTAACGATAGATCGGTCGATCCACGAGTACTGAAAGCCTTGAAGACGGGACAGATTAGAATGCCCGCACCGTCGAAACCAAGGCAGCCTAAGCAATCGGAACGCGATGCGAACCAACAACGGCAGGCGTCGTCCGCTAAACGAGAAAGGGACCAGGAATCGAGAGACATTTTGGACCTCAGCGGAGGGAAGAAGATGGACATACACCCGTTAAGAATACCACAGCCAGTAACGAAACTTAAAGCAAAACCGACGATCAGAGAAATGCCAAATATCTCGGATCAGGGACAAGTTGTAACGCTCGTTGGTGGCCATAGGTATTATCGTGCGCCACCAGGTTCTTTGACTCCAGCAGCGCATAGAGTGAACGATTGTCCGCTTCCAACGCCTTCGAGAACACCAGTTTACGCTCCTGGATTCTCCAGTCCTTTAAACAACAGCAGGTACAACACAAATCTTTCATCCGTTTTTCCCAGTCTGCAAAGTCTGTATGCCTTGAGCCAAGCACCGAATCTTCAGCAGTTTCAGACAGACGCGAGGCTAAGGCTACCTCGAGGGACGGACGCTAATTCCACCATATCTAACAACGATAATCGAAATATGAACGCTAATGTATCCGGGAAAAGTCATCTAGCTGCCCAATGCGCGCCAGTGAAACCGGTAAGATCGTCTGTGGCGCCTTTGGCTGTTGCGATACCtaaacaacaacaacaatcgAACGATAAATCAACGTGTATAAACAAATCTGTCTCGAATGAGATTAGTAAAACACCTGTGTTTCGCGGTAACGAATCTCTCGACTCCACGGAGTCTGGTCAACAATTGTCCGTCCAAACCAAGTACTCGTCGGCCGCGGAATCTAACAATCGATACCCGCCGCGAGCTACCAATAACAGCAACATGAACAACGAAAACAAAACGTCTACTGAAGCGACTCGTAATTGTAGTTTGGAAACTACTAATGATGCGAGAAAGGAACCGGACAATTCGTCACGGCAGACGCCTCATCGCGAAGCAGCCAGTCCAAGAGTATCATCTACGGCTTCTCCGTCACCACCACCTGGAGATACTAACGCGAATACGATTAACGAAACTACCAGCGGTCATACCGATAATATGAACACCGCTTCCAATGGAATAGACAACGATCTACCTGCACCGAGTCCGACGAAGAAGAACAACGCAGGTGCGGAGGTATCGAGTAGCAAATCGCCTGCTAGTCCAGACTCTAGTTCGGTAACTATCGAAAGTCCTTCCAGCAAAAGCTGCACCACGGTGGAACAAGGATGCCCTTCTCCCTCACAAACGTCAGATACGGTCAAATCATCGGAGAATTCGACAAAGGTTGAGAATAACGTCACAGAAGACTCGACGAACGATAACGAAAACAAAGCTTCCACCGAGCAACCTGCCACGAAACAATTGACTTCGGAGATTTTTCAAAAAAGGTTTCTAGCCGCGTTTCCTTCTAACGAATGGGCAAATAACCCGATAGCTGCGGAACACTTAGGCAACTTCTTGAAAAGTTTGAACGCGTCGATCAAATCAGAGAATAAAATGGATAGCAAGGGATCGGAAAAGGTCGAGAGCCAACTCGCGTGTAACGATGCAACGCGTTTAAATAACGAAGTGTCATCGAAATCTCGAACAGACGTTACCGAATCATCGTAA
- the LOC126872641 gene encoding serine-rich adhesin for platelets-like isoform X1 — MPGKLIVRREIAYRSSTRRRRCCLDKPHLDSRKSGYSHPNLVPTSRFLYAIVRPPTIRHRIVYYRRQFGGAIRKMSGMGKRTYLREVNPYLICPLCIGYLIDATTVVECLHSFCRSCILKHLNREAYCPSCKHVLNKAKPNIKADKALQDIVYKLVPGLYHKEMRRRREFYKKHPEHADLATPEQRGEDVSGRLIFAPEDAVSLSLEYLPPGADPLTILLSTNDDTNNSNASNNQSNSSNNGNNNSNSNGIGNHSTNTTSNRRYLQCPALVTIAHLKKFLALKYSVDMTRYNIEICHRRAPLPEHWTLMDVAYIYAWKRNAPMRFFYRVALEEQRLEAPPHDRPSTPGLGASLPPVDAVTRDDDNSDNPENGIEAKPEAELSNDTEQKPALDNQSKVSNEKPRSPSHQVPSNETKEETSKEEQPSSTVTTSTSATSTTVSVTSTNSTSTTTATDTIASSASASASTSTSTSTSTSTSTSTSTSTSTSTSTSTSTSTSTSTSTSTSTSTSTSTSDSETKQIKTPIKILKNPDGRYEVLRSPPGSWNSKEQSARSIETKPSNPEFSVVSIGNGQNSNGVKITLKQCTPNNSSPNKPKVISNVLLHCGQVDKDNPDSLVIQQLHRDKEKRQTEKQEKQKRRVTFVERSIPEKTVASNALKSIQKKPGEQQEKKQFLQGFQLTARESASEMALESSSKFNEANTNNETNETRKKGNATSKKEDGIATETLNNVNENSKNKSNNENIGVNASGNAASASKRVATMAGIGNARVNANKQCSDVDMCTFGYSKNTNVGMNINVNSSPAKMDVYTFSNDPPVVPAGAVKRKCPPGLPIFDIKKRKHISSQVPKKQTQVHPPAVVQNNAKSPRKLPMEHVISVKRANIVGEAGPSRAPTTPSTKSSPTPVLSNDTRNILDGCGLNIPASLSITLTAPKSPANNVGFTEPNDSKDNRKNTLGKVSPSITLNDRSVDPRVLKALKTGQIRMPAPSKPRQPKQSERDANQQRQASSAKRERDQESRDILDLSGGKKMDIHPLRIPQPVTKLKAKPTIREMPNISDQGQVVTLVGGHRYYRAPPGSLTPAAHRVNDCPLPTPSRTPVYAPGFSSPLNNSRYNTNLSSVFPSLQSLYALSQAPNLQQFQTDARLRLPRGTDANSTISNNDNRNMNANVSGKSHLAAQCAPVKPVRSSVAPLAVAIPKQQQQSNDKSTCINKSVSNEISKTPVFRGNESLDSTESGQQLSVQTKYSSAAESNNRYPPRATNNSNMNNENKTSTEATRNCSLETTNDARKEPDNSSRQTPHREAASPRVSSTASPSPPPGDTNANTINETTSGHTDNMNTASNGIDNDLPAPSPTKKNNAGAEVSSSKSPASPDSSSVTIESPSSKSCTTVEQGCPSPSQTSDTVKSSENSTKVENNVTEDSTNDNENKASTEQPATKQLTSEIFQKRFLAAFPSNEWANNPIAAEHLGNFLKSLNASIKSENKMDSKGSEKVESQLACNDATRLNNEVSSKSRTDVTESS, encoded by the exons ATGCCAGGGAAGCTGATCGTACGTCGCGAAATCGCGTACAGATCGAGCACGCGACGTCGCCGTTGTTGCCTGGACAAGCCGCATCTCGACTCAAGAAAAAGTGGATATTCGCACCCGAACCTAGTACCAACGTCGCGTTTTCTCTACGCTATCGTTCGACCACCAACGATACGGCATCGCATTGT GTACTATCGCCGACAATTCGGTGGCGCAATAAGAAAAATGTCGGGAATGGGTAAAAGGACGTATCTTCGCGAGGTGAACCCCTACCTTATTTGTCCGTTGTGCATAGGATATCTTATAGACGCGACTACCGTCGTCGAGTGTTTACATTCGT TTTGTAGGAGCTGTATCCTCAAGCATCTCAACAGGGAAGCTTACTGTCCTTCTTGCAAACATGTCCTCAACAAAGCCAAGCCGAACATCAA agCGGACAAGGCGTTGCAAGATATCGTGTACAAATTGGTGCCTGGACTGTATCACAAAGAGATGCGCAGGAGAAgagaattttacaaaaaacaTCCTGAACATG CGGATTTAGCGACACCGGAACAGCGCGGAGAAGACGTGAGCGGAAGGTTGATCTTCGCTCCAGAAGACGCAGTTAGCTTAAGCTTAGAATATCTACCGCCTGGGGCAGATCCTCTGACCATCCTTCTTAGCACTAACGACGACACCAACAACTCGAACGCATCTAACAATCAAAGTAATAGCAGTAACAACggtaataataatagcaataGCAACGGCATCGGCAATCACAGCACAAATACAACAAGTAACAGGCGCTACCTTCAGTGTCCGGCACTTGTGACTATCGCGCATTTAAAGAAATTCCTAGCTTTGAAATACAGCGTCGATATGACGAGATACAACATCGAAATTTGCCATCGACGTGCCCCGCTGCCGGAACACTGGACCCTCATGGACGTCGCTTACATTTACGCGTGGAAAAGG aacGCACCGATGCGATTTTTTTACCGAGTAGCGTTGGAAGAGCAGAGGTTAGAGGCACCTCCTCATGACAGGCCATCCACACCAGGTTTAGGTGCTAGTTTGCCTCCCGTTGACGCAGTAACGCGAGATGACGATAACTCGGACAATCCTGAGAACGGCATCGAAGCTAAGCCGGAAGCAGAGCTTTCGAACGATACTGAGCAGAAACCTGCGTTGGACAATCAGAGCAAAGTCTCGAACGAGAAACCGCGCTCTCCGAGTCATCAAGTGCCCTCGAATGAAACCAAGGAAGAGACTAGTAAAGAGGAACAACCGTCGAGTACGGTAACAACGTCGACAAGCGCTACGTCGACGACGGTTTCTGTAACATCGACAAATAGCACATCGACGACGACGGCAACCGACACGATTGCCTCGTCCGCGTCCGCGTCCGCGTCCACGTCCACGTCAACATCCACGTCCACGTCAACATCCACGTCCACGTCAACATCCACGTCCACGTCAACATCCACGTCCACGTCCACGTCAACATCCACGTCCACGTCCACGTCCACGTCCACGTCCACGTCCACGTCCACGTCAGATAGCGAAActaaacaaattaaaacaCCTATCAAAATATTGAAGAATCCAGACGGAAGGTACGAAGTCTTAAGAAGCCCGCCAGGTAGTTGGAATTCGAAAGAACAGAGTGCTAGGAGTATCGAAACGAAACCATCGAATCCAGAATTTAGTGTCGTGAGTATAGGCAATGGTCAGAATTCGAACGGAGTGAAGATCACGTTGAAGCAATGTACACCGAACAATTCGAGTCCGAACAAGCCGAAAGTTATCAGCAACGTGTTACTGCATTGCGGTCAGGTTGACAAAGATAACCCTGATTCGTTAGTGATTCAGCAGCTTCACAGAGATAAAGAGAAACGTCAGACAGAGAAGCAGGAGAAACAAAAGAGGAGGGTAACTTTCGTGGAACGATCTATCCCTGAGAAGACGGTGGCCAGTAACGCGTTAAAGAGTATACAAAAGAAACCAGGGGAACAGCAGGAGAAGAAACAGTTCCTCCAAGGTTTCCAGTTGACAGCCAGAGAGTCAGCATCCGAAATGGCTTTAGAGTCTTCCTCTAAGTTTAACGAAGCGAATACCAACAATGAGACGAATGAGACGCGAAAGAAGGGCAATGCCACGTCGAAGAAGGAGGACGGTATAGCGACAGAGACTTTGAATAATGTAAATGAGAACtcaaagaataaaagcaaCAACGAGAACATTGGGGTAAATGCGAGTGGGAACGCTGCGAGTGCGAGTAAACGGGTTGCAACTATGGCCGGAATTGGCAACGCGCGAGTGAATGCAAATAAACAGTGCAGTGACGTAGATATGTGCACATTTGGATACTCGAAGAATACGAACGTAGGTATGAACATCAACGTAAATAGCAGTCCCGCGAAGATGGATGTGTATACGTTTTCCAACGACCCACCGGTAGTTCCCGCGGGAGCTGTGAAAAGGAAATGTCCGCCAGGTCTACCGATCTTCGATATCAAGAAAAGGAAGCATATTTCGAGCCAAGTGCCGAAAAAGCAAACTCAAGTACATCCGCCTGCAGTCGTGCAAAACAACGCCAAGTCACCTCGAAAACTTCCAATGGAGCACGTTATTTCGGTGAAACGGGCGAACATAGTCGGAGAAGCTGGTCCTAGTCGTGCACCCACGACACCAAGTACGAAATCTTCGCCGACTCCGGTACTTTCCAACGACACAAGGAATATATTAGACGGCTGCGGATTGAACATTCCTGCGAGCCTCAGTATAACTCTGACAGCGCCAAAATCACCCGCGAACAATGTTGGATTTACCGAACCAAATGATTCCAAAGATAATCGAAAGAATACGCTGGGAAAAGTCAGTCCCAGTATAACTCTTAACGATAGATCGGTCGATCCACGAGTACTGAAAGCCTTGAAGACGGGACAGATTAGAATGCCCGCACCGTCGAAACCAAGGCAGCCTAAGCAATCGGAACGCGATGCGAACCAACAACGGCAGGCGTCGTCCGCTAAACGAGAAAGGGACCAGGAATCGAGAGACATTTTGGACCTCAGCGGAGGGAAGAAGATGGACATACACCCGTTAAGAATACCACAGCCAGTAACGAAACTTAAAGCAAAACCGACGATCAGAGAAATGCCAAATATCTCGGATCAGGGACAAGTTGTAACGCTCGTTGGTGGCCATAGGTATTATCGTGCGCCACCAGGTTCTTTGACTCCAGCAGCGCATAGAGTGAACGATTGTCCGCTTCCAACGCCTTCGAGAACACCAGTTTACGCTCCTGGATTCTCCAGTCCTTTAAACAACAGCAGGTACAACACAAATCTTTCATCCGTTTTTCCCAGTCTGCAAAGTCTGTATGCCTTGAGCCAAGCACCGAATCTTCAGCAGTTTCAGACAGACGCGAGGCTAAGGCTACCTCGAGGGACGGACGCTAATTCCACCATATCTAACAACGATAATCGAAATATGAACGCTAATGTATCCGGGAAAAGTCATCTAGCTGCCCAATGCGCGCCAGTGAAACCGGTAAGATCGTCTGTGGCGCCTTTGGCTGTTGCGATACCtaaacaacaacaacaatcgAACGATAAATCAACGTGTATAAACAAATCTGTCTCGAATGAGATTAGTAAAACACCTGTGTTTCGCGGTAACGAATCTCTCGACTCCACGGAGTCTGGTCAACAATTGTCCGTCCAAACCAAGTACTCGTCGGCCGCGGAATCTAACAATCGATACCCGCCGCGAGCTACCAATAACAGCAACATGAACAACGAAAACAAAACGTCTACTGAAGCGACTCGTAATTGTAGTTTGGAAACTACTAATGATGCGAGAAAGGAACCGGACAATTCGTCACGGCAGACGCCTCATCGCGAAGCAGCCAGTCCAAGAGTATCATCTACGGCTTCTCCGTCACCACCACCTGGAGATACTAACGCGAATACGATTAACGAAACTACCAGCGGTCATACCGATAATATGAACACCGCTTCCAATGGAATAGACAACGATCTACCTGCACCGAGTCCGACGAAGAAGAACAACGCAGGTGCGGAGGTATCGAGTAGCAAATCGCCTGCTAGTCCAGACTCTAGTTCGGTAACTATCGAAAGTCCTTCCAGCAAAAGCTGCACCACGGTGGAACAAGGATGCCCTTCTCCCTCACAAACGTCAGATACGGTCAAATCATCGGAGAATTCGACAAAGGTTGAGAATAACGTCACAGAAGACTCGACGAACGATAACGAAAACAAAGCTTCCACCGAGCAACCTGCCACGAAACAATTGACTTCGGAGATTTTTCAAAAAAGGTTTCTAGCCGCGTTTCCTTCTAACGAATGGGCAAATAACCCGATAGCTGCGGAACACTTAGGCAACTTCTTGAAAAGTTTGAACGCGTCGATCAAATCAGAGAATAAAATGGATAGCAAGGGATCGGAAAAGGTCGAGAGCCAACTCGCGTGTAACGATGCAACGCGTTTAAATAACGAAGTGTCATCGAAATCTCGAACAGACGTTACCGAATCATCGTAA